The segment GTCCCGCTCCGATCCAGTGGGCCATAATCAACGGGGAGGAGGAGACGGGTGTGACGGTGATGTTCTTAGATGAGGGGGAGGACACGGGCGATATAATCGCACAGAGACGGGTGAGGATCGGTGAAGGTGACACCGCTGAAACCCTACACGACCGGCTTTCACAGATCGGTGCGCAGCTTCTGGTTGAGGTGCTGAGAGATATGGATCGAGGGAAGGTGAGTCGACGGAGACAGGATCATGCCCAGGCCACCTATGCCCCTAAGCTGAAAAAGGAGGATGGCCATATAGATTGGACGGCGGATTCCGCTCGGATATGTAACCTGATCAGGGGAACGAAACCATGGCCCGGCGCATACTCTTACCTCCAGGACGGCAGGATGATCAAAATCCATGAGGCGATCTCCTCCCAACCGGATGAGGGACCGGAGGTCGATCTGGAACCGGGGCAGATCTACGTCTCACCGCGTAACGATCTCTTCGTTAGAACAGGGGACGGGTGGGTTAGGCTCCTTTCCGTCCAGCCTGAGGGGAAAAGAAGAATGAGCGGCCCTGATTTTGTAAACGGATACAGGGTCAAAACCGGTGATAGGTTAAGATGAGTGAGGAAGCGCTCGTCAAAGCGGTGAAGATATCCCTGATATCTCTGGTTCTGATTCTGTTTGTGGGGATGATCTTCGTCTTTATCATCCTTCCCCGCCAGATCAGAGGTAAGGTGGTTGAGGTGCCTAACGTCGTGGGCAGGAGAGCCGAGGAGGCCGAAAGGAAACTGATCGGCCTGCGGCTTCGTCCCGTTGTAGAGACACGCAGGTTCAGCAACACCGTCCCCGAAAACCACATCATAGCCCAATCGCCCCAGGCAGGTATGAAGGTTAAACTTGGTGGCAAGGTGAATCTGGTCGTCAGCCTCGGCAGGGATAAGGTGACCGTGCCCGATCTCACGGGCAAGATGATAGACGAGGCCGAATCGATGTTAGGCGAGGTGGGTTTAAGGGTGGGGGTGAGATCACGTGTGTATTCGGAAAAGCCATCCGGGATCATCATAGCCCAGAATCCGCCGCCCAAGAGCGTGGCTGCCAGGGGAGATCCCGTGGATCTGTTGATAAGCGACGGAATCTATCCCGAACCCTTGATAATGAACGATCTCAAGGGGATGAAGCTGGAGAAGGCTGAGGAGGCGATCCGGAATAGCGGGCTCTCAATCGGGGAGGTGAGTTTCCAACAGGCGAAGGATCGTGAGGCGGAGACGATCATCTCGCAGAACCCATCGCCTGGAAGCCCGATCAAGGCGGGGGATAAGGTGGATCTTGTGGTGAGCGTGCCGCAGGTGAAAAAGAGGCTTTCCTCACGCCCGGTGGTTATAAGGCATATCGTCAATCCCAATGCCGAGGGTGAAGTGCATGTCAGGATCGTAGTGGAGCATCAGCGGGGGATAGAGAGGCTCGTAGATGGGTATTTCTCCCCAAGCGAGAAGATCGAAAGGCTGGCCTTTGTCGTCGGTAAGGCTGTGGTCAGGATCTATGAGGACGATATGGAAAAACCGGTCAAGGAGGAGGTCCTTAGATGAGGATTCTCATATCACCTTCAATCCTCGCCGCCGACACGGGTAAACTCGAAGATGAGGTGAGAAGAGTGGAGGAGGCGGGGGCGGATTGGCTTCACATAGATGTCATGGACGGCCACTTCGTGCCGAACCTCTCCTTCGGCCCGAAGGTGGTATCGGATCTCAGAGGGCGATCGGATCTCCTCTTCGATGTCCATCTTATGGTGGATAACCCCCTGGATTTCATAGATCCGTTTGTGGAGGCAGGGGCGGATCTGATCACCATACATCTGGAAGCCATATCCTGTGATGAGATCGAACATCTTATCGATGAGGTTAAATCGCGTGGGGTTATGGCCGGGGTGGCGTTGAAACCCGGAACCGACTGGCATCCCCTAGAGCCTTTCTTTAAAAGGATGGATCTTATTCTACCTATGACCGTCAACCCCGGCTTCAGCGGTCAGAAGTTATTGGTGGAAGAGCTAGATAGAATAAGAGAGATAAGTAAAGCCGCATGCAGGATGGGTTCCCCCAGATTCATCCAGGCCGATGGCGGGATCAATCCGCAGAACGTCCATATGGTGATCCAGGCGGGAGCGAACGTGATAGTATCTGGCACGGCGATCTTCAAAAGCGGAGATATCGCCAAGGCCATTCGAGATCTTCGAGGAGCGAGTTCCCCTATGCGATCTGCTTCGACGATCGAGACGACGTGGAAGTGGCGCAGGGATCAAGGAGAATAGAGGGAAATAGAGGCGAAGCGATATCTGATAGGGCATCTGTGACAGAGAGGCCTTTTCCTACATACCTCTTTACAGTGTCTCACTATAAGAGCGTGGTATTCGTTGTAGAGAGCCACATCGCGCGGGAGGTTCTCCATGAAAAGCGCCCTCAGTTTCTCGTATTCTATCCCCTCATCCTCGATCAATCCCAGACGTCGGAGAAGCCTTCTGGTATAGGCATCCACCACAAAAGAGGGTTTCCCGGCGGCATATAGGAGTATAGAGTCAGCTGTTTCCGGGCCTATACCGTGGATACCGAGGAGCTCATCGCGCAGAGGATCGAGATCCTGAGAGAGCATTCCCTCAAGCGATCCGTTATACCTCCTGAAGAGATGTTCCACGAAAGATTTAAGCCTTCTGGCTTTCAGATTGGGGTATCCCGCCGGTCTTATAAGCTCGGCGAGCTTTTTCTCATCGAGCTGAAGGATGAGGTGAGGGATGAGATCCCCGGCCGATTTGAGGTTTTCGACGGCACGCTCTACATTTCTCCATGCGGTGGCCTGTGTCAGGATCGCGCCTACGATCATCTCAAAAGGTGTCTCCGCGGGCCACCATCTCTGTGGGCCGTAGGCCTCATAGAGCGATCTATAGAGCTCGATCAGACGATCTCCTACAGCTTCGGCTGCCACCTCATCCTATAGGCCACTTTGAAATATCCCACCTGTTCCCTTTTATCCCCCTCCTCGTTGTAGGTGTAAACGAGGAAGAGGTTGCTTTCGGGTTTAAACTCCCAGGAATAGAGGGCGAAGAGGCTTCTATGGCCGTCGAGCTTCCCCTCTGCGGTGACCCTCAAGGTCATATCCTGGGTGAACCTGTAGTCGAGGACGGATCGGATTATCCTTTGATCCTCCTCGCCCTCCATCCTAAGCCACTGCCCTTCAATTCTGATGGAGGCCATTTCAACCGGCCTGAGGCTCAATCCGGGGCCAAGAAAGATCACGTTCCTCTCATCCCTGGTGCCGATCTTGAAATCCATATTGAGCGTCACAAACTTGGGTGGGAACCAGCCGAAAAAGCCGTCTATGCTGCGATCGTTATATCCGATCGAGATGTCCTCCGGGTCCGTTCTGAACTCCTTCGAAAGGCCGGTTCTCAGGAAGAAATCCCACAGACCTATCATTCCCCCGATCTCCCATCTCTCGTTTGTCCTGATGCCGTCGATCGTCTCGCCGTAGGAATAGCCCGATCCGAATCCCAAATGCCTCAGGAGCCTGCTCTTGAATTTCCTGTGAAATCCCCCCTCAAGCCTGATTCCCCTTCTACCTATGAAGATATCCGGCAGGAATCCCGCCTCTGCGGAGAAATCCTTTCCCACCTGCTGGAGGCCGATGGATATACCCACCGGATCTTTATTCCAGCCGCCCCTTATCGTGAAAGCCGTATCGGATTTTCCCTTTTCGCCTCTGTCGGTTTGGCTGGCCGCCATCTGACCTGAGAGGCTCAGTTCATGGGGAAATCTCAGCGAAAAGTCCACGCCTCCCACCCTGTTTGCGCCCCCGGAGTATTGTTTATTTACTGCCAGCAGGCCGATCGTCGATCTTTGTCCTACATCTCTCTGGATTCTGGCCACCATGAAGTTCGCCGGTGGTTCGATCTCCTCACCCTCCTCATTTTCCACTTTTTCGGCCTGTGTGTCGAAAAGGGCGAAGCTATATCCGCCGACTTTGCCCACCGCCTTGGCTCCGACGAGGGGTTGGAGGATCTTACGGGTGTAGAAGATATCGAGTGGCGTTCTGAAAAGCTCCTCTCCCTCCATGAAGAAGGGGCGTTTTTCGGGGAAACGGATCGGTATGTCCGAGAGATTGATCCTTTCAGGATCCGCTTCGATCTGGGCGTAATCAGGGTTGACGGTCAGATCGACCGTGATGTTTGGGAGCGGTATCCTCACATCCACGCCCGCATTTGCGTCCACCGATCCCTCCTCGACGTTGCCGCTTGAGGTGAGATACGGTTTAAACTCCATGGGTCTTGATGTCACCAGCCTTTCGGTGGGAAGCCCAACCAGGTCACCGTAATATGCCGGATCATGGCTGCTCTCGCCCGGATACGCCCACACGTCCTCCTCATCCAGCCACTCGATGTTTCTGAGGAAGTTTATCCCCCAGCTTTCATCAGGTCCCTTTTCGAATCTGAGCTCACAGAAGGGTATGGCTATCTCGGCCGTCCATCGATCCTCCAACCTCTGCGATCGGGCATACCACTCGCAATCCCAACTTTTACCCCTTCGGAACGGCCCTCTCCTAGCCCTCGTGTATCGCTCCTCAGATTTAGTTGAAAGGGGGTTGACCGAGAAGATATAAGCGTTGCGCCTGTCGTGAAAGGTATCCAGCATCACCTCGACATAGTCGTCATTCCAGAACTCCTCATCGTGTCTGGTTGCATTTGCCTGTACCTTCTCCATATCATGCATGAAACATTCGAAACCGACGTAGAGAAACTTATCGTCATAGAGGAGGTGGACAACTGTTCTCTCGGAAGGCTTTCCACCGCGCTGAGGTTCGTCCTGTATGAAATCATCGACTTTCGCTGCTTTCTTCCAAACATCATCGGTGAGAAACCCATCTATCTTGGGCGGACGATCCGTCCTGATGGCCTTAATCACTTTCACGCTCCGTTCCGCCTGAGCGAAGATGACCGAGCAGAGGAGACAAAAGATGATGCTAAGAACCAGAGTTTTCAGGTGCATCTGACCCCTCCTTAATCTGATCCCATATCTCGTCCATCTCCTCCAGCGACATGTCTCTCAGGTCTCTGCCCATACTTTCAGCCCGCTTTTCGAGTTCCCTAAACCGTCGTATGAACTTCTCATTAGCCTTTCGGAGTGCCTCCTCGGGCTCGACCTGGAGAAGGCGGGCGAGGTTCACGATGGCGAATAACAGATCGCCGAGCTCCTCCTCGATTTCCCCAAGTTCACCGGAGGAGATGGCCTCCCTGAGCTCCTCTATCTCCTCCTCTATCTTCGGCAACACCTCCTCGGGCTTGCCCCAATCAAACCCCACCCTGGAGGCTCTCCCCTGAAGTTTTCGAGCTCTCAGAAGGCTGGGAAGGCTTGCCGGTATGCCGTCAAGTACCGATCGTCTGTCCTGATATCCCTTCTCCCTGCGCTTGATCGCCTCCCAATTGGAGAGCGCCTCCTGAGGTGAGGAGACGCGCACGTCGCCGAAGACATGAGGATGGCGTCTGATCAGTTTCTCGGTTATGGTCCGAACGACGTCATATGCGTCGAACAGATTCTTCTCGCTTGCGATCTGGGAGTGCAACATCACTTGCATAAGCAGATCCCCCAGCTCCTCACGCAGCTTATCCGGATCGCCGGAGTCTATCGCCTCCAGCACCTCGTATGTTTCCTCCAGCAGATTTGATTTGAGCGTCTCGTGTGTCTGAGCTTTATCCCAGGGACATCCGTTTTCGCCTCTCAGCGCCGCGACCACATCGACGAGCCTGTCGAAAGCCTTTACGTCCTTCCCCATCAATCTCTCTCCTCTCCTAAGTTCGCTCTATCCCCCTTGTAGGCGGATAACACGCTATGAGTTTCATCCGACCCCTGTATTCATGCTCTTCAAGCG is part of the Candidatus Poribacteria bacterium genome and harbors:
- the fmt gene encoding methionyl-tRNA formyltransferase; translation: MKIIFMGTPKFALPSLKALYESDFIEILSVVTKPDEPRGRGMRHMPPPIKTAAEKLGLKVYQPKRVSSPKFIPKLREMAPDVIVVVAYGQILKPEVLEIPLKGCVNLHPSLLPRYRGPAPIQWAIINGEEETGVTVMFLDEGEDTGDIIAQRRVRIGEGDTAETLHDRLSQIGAQLLVEVLRDMDRGKVSRRRQDHAQATYAPKLKKEDGHIDWTADSARICNLIRGTKPWPGAYSYLQDGRMIKIHEAISSQPDEGPEVDLEPGQIYVSPRNDLFVRTGDGWVRLLSVQPEGKRRMSGPDFVNGYRVKTGDRLR
- a CDS encoding PASTA domain-containing protein; the encoded protein is MSEEALVKAVKISLISLVLILFVGMIFVFIILPRQIRGKVVEVPNVVGRRAEEAERKLIGLRLRPVVETRRFSNTVPENHIIAQSPQAGMKVKLGGKVNLVVSLGRDKVTVPDLTGKMIDEAESMLGEVGLRVGVRSRVYSEKPSGIIIAQNPPPKSVAARGDPVDLLISDGIYPEPLIMNDLKGMKLEKAEEAIRNSGLSIGEVSFQQAKDREAETIISQNPSPGSPIKAGDKVDLVVSVPQVKKRLSSRPVVIRHIVNPNAEGEVHVRIVVEHQRGIERLVDGYFSPSEKIERLAFVVGKAVVRIYEDDMEKPVKEEVLR
- the rpe gene encoding ribulose-phosphate 3-epimerase, producing MRILISPSILAADTGKLEDEVRRVEEAGADWLHIDVMDGHFVPNLSFGPKVVSDLRGRSDLLFDVHLMVDNPLDFIDPFVEAGADLITIHLEAISCDEIEHLIDEVKSRGVMAGVALKPGTDWHPLEPFFKRMDLILPMTVNPGFSGQKLLVEELDRIREISKAACRMGSPRFIQADGGINPQNVHMVIQAGANVIVSGTAIFKSGDIAKAIRDLRGASSPMRSASTIETTWKWRRDQGE
- a CDS encoding carbohydrate binding family 9 domain-containing protein, whose amino-acid sequence is MHLKTLVLSIIFCLLCSVIFAQAERSVKVIKAIRTDRPPKIDGFLTDDVWKKAAKVDDFIQDEPQRGGKPSERTVVHLLYDDKFLYVGFECFMHDMEKVQANATRHDEEFWNDDYVEVMLDTFHDRRNAYIFSVNPLSTKSEERYTRARRGPFRRGKSWDCEWYARSQRLEDRWTAEIAIPFCELRFEKGPDESWGINFLRNIEWLDEEDVWAYPGESSHDPAYYGDLVGLPTERLVTSRPMEFKPYLTSSGNVEEGSVDANAGVDVRIPLPNITVDLTVNPDYAQIEADPERINLSDIPIRFPEKRPFFMEGEELFRTPLDIFYTRKILQPLVGAKAVGKVGGYSFALFDTQAEKVENEEGEEIEPPANFMVARIQRDVGQRSTIGLLAVNKQYSGGANRVGGVDFSLRFPHELSLSGQMAASQTDRGEKGKSDTAFTIRGGWNKDPVGISIGLQQVGKDFSAEAGFLPDIFIGRRGIRLEGGFHRKFKSRLLRHLGFGSGYSYGETIDGIRTNERWEIGGMIGLWDFFLRTGLSKEFRTDPEDISIGYNDRSIDGFFGWFPPKFVTLNMDFKIGTRDERNVIFLGPGLSLRPVEMASIRIEGQWLRMEGEEDQRIIRSVLDYRFTQDMTLRVTAEGKLDGHRSLFALYSWEFKPESNLFLVYTYNEEGDKREQVGYFKVAYRMRWQPKL
- the mazG gene encoding nucleoside triphosphate pyrophosphohydrolase, yielding MGKDVKAFDRLVDVVAALRGENGCPWDKAQTHETLKSNLLEETYEVLEAIDSGDPDKLREELGDLLMQVMLHSQIASEKNLFDAYDVVRTITEKLIRRHPHVFGDVRVSSPQEALSNWEAIKRREKGYQDRRSVLDGIPASLPSLLRARKLQGRASRVGFDWGKPEEVLPKIEEEIEELREAISSGELGEIEEELGDLLFAIVNLARLLQVEPEEALRKANEKFIRRFRELEKRAESMGRDLRDMSLEEMDEIWDQIKEGSDAPENSGS